The proteins below are encoded in one region of Ostrinia nubilalis chromosome 3, ilOstNubi1.1, whole genome shotgun sequence:
- the LOC135087982 gene encoding sodium-coupled monocarboxylate transporter 1-like → MAFTMKEGGFGVGDYVAFGILCAASCAGGIWYSAMGSRSKAIVDIKDYLLGGKAMSTFPVAMSLIASYVSGVTILGTPAEIYNYGTQYWLVIVGVALSCVVVVTVYLPVFCTLRLSSSYEYLELRFNRHVRAVASILFLLDEVLFLPMVVYVPALAFNQLTGLNVFAVAGIMVLICGLYTVLGGLRAVVWTDSVQTGVMFIGVILVAAAGTLAVGGVKAVLSIASDSGRIELSNWSFSPYERQTGWGAVLGGFLYWTCFNSVNQTMVQRYISLPSRRQAVAAISIFCIGAILAISLCVWCGLAAWAVWVQGGCSPGAAPLVDDRLLPAFVTYISKQQHLPGLAGVFLAGVFGAGLSSLSAVLNACALVAVEDIMHGWLRIHLKPLTEGIIARLVTGLLAIISIVMLIVIAKLGGVLGVATALSAIAASATCGIFTLGMMCWWVGPRGAIAGGIAGAVVAGTVSLGTQAAAAKGLRAPPLNLTMECARNSSFVFENDLNPETIFPLFRFSYHWIAPLGLLATVTVGALVGWFFDKDTDMKLDQELFTPIVWKILPKEARERAGETRRALAQKVESPRPSSPLIMARSADKIEMNGQASR, encoded by the exons ATGGCATTCACGATGAAGGAAGGGGGGTTCGGGGTGGGGGACTACGTGGCATTCGGGATACTGTGCGCGGCGTCTTGCGCAGGCGGCATCTGGTACAGCGCCATGGGATCCAGGAGTAAGGCGATAGTGGACATCAAGGACTACTTGTTAGGTGGGAAGGCCATGTCCACATTCCCAGTTGCTATGTCACTTATTGCAAG TTATGTTTCTGGAGTGACAATCCTGGGAACCCCCGCGGAGATCTACAACTACGGCACCCAGTACTGGCTGGTCATAGTGGGCGTGGCTCTCAGCTGTGTCGTCGTGGTGACGGTGTACCTGCCAGTATTCTGCACTTTGAGGCTATCGTCTTCATATGAG TATCTCGAGCTGCGATTCAATCGGCACGTCCGTGCTGTAGCTTCAATACTTTTTCTATTAGATGAG GTACTATTTCTTCCTATGGTCGTGTATGTTCCAGCATTAGCATTTAACCAAT TGACGGGACTCAATGTATTCGCCGTTGCAGGGATCATGGTCCTCATTTGTGGACTGTACACAGTGTTA GGTGGTCTCCGAGCTGTGGTGTGGACGGACTCGGTGCAGACCGGGGTGATGTTCATAGGTGTGATCCTGGTGGCCGCTGCGGGGACCCTGGCCGTGGGTGGGGTCAAAGCTGTGCTTAGTATAGCCAGCGATTCGGGGAGGATAGAACTTTCTAA TTGGAGCTTCTCCCCCTACGAGCGACAGACGGGATGGGGCGCAGTCCTGGGAGGGTTCTTGTACTGGACGTGCTTCAACTCCGTCAACCAGACGATGGTGCAGCGGTACATCTCGCTGCCCTCGAGGAGACAGGCTGTTGC TGCGATTAGCATATTCTGCATCGGAGCCATACTGGCGATCTCCCTATGCGTGTGGTGCGGACTGGCCGCCTGGGCAGTTTGGGTGCAAGGCGGGTGCAGTCCTGGTGCAGCGCCTCTAGTGGACGACAGGCTACTGCCAGCCTTCGTGACCTACATCTCTAAGCAGCAGCACTTGCCGGGGCTGGCTGGCGTGTTCCTTGCTGGCGTCTTTGGAGCTGGGTTAAG CTCGCTATCAGCAGTCCTAAACGCATGCGCGTTGGTGGCCGTTGAGGACATCATGCACGGCTGGCTGAGGATACACCTCAAGCCTTTGACGGAGGGCATCATAGCTCGCCTGGTGACGGGCCTGTTGGCCATCATTTCCATTGTAATGCTCATCGTCATTGCCAAGCTGGGTGGTGTCCTTG GCGTAGCAACAGCTTTATCAGCTATCGCCGCGAGCGCTACCTGTGGTATCTTCACGCTGGGTATGATGTGCTGGTGGGTGGGCCCCCGGGGGGCCATCGCGGGGGGCATCGCGGGGGCCGTCGTGGCTGGGACAGTATCTCTGGGCACCCAGGCTGCAGCTGCCAAGGGCCTGAGGGCCCCTCCCTTGAATCTGACTATGGAGTGCGCGAGGAATTCGTCTTTCGTCTTCGAGAATGATTTG AATCCCGAGACGATATTCCCCCTATTCCGTTTCTCGTACCACTGGATAGCGCCGCTCGGTCTCCTGGCTACAGTGACAGTTGGCGCGTTAGTGGGCTGGTTCTTCGACAAAGACACTGACATGAAGTTAGACCAGGAACTGTTCACGCCAATAGTCTGGAAGATACTCCCCAAGGAAGCCAGGGAAAGGGCAGGGGAGACGAGAAGAGCGCTAGCGCAAAAAGTCGAGTCTCCGAGGCCATCTTCGCCGCTTATCATGGCGAGGAGTGCGGATAAG attGAAATGAACGGCCAGGCCAGTAGATGA